GGCACTCATGAATAATTTCACCCGTCTCAGGGTCGGAGATAACTTCTTTATATTGATCATTGTCTTTATCAATGATCCGTTCCTTCTTATACCACTTGCCCGATTTTTTATGTAAATCATCGCCGTGGAAGAAATCTCTTCTTA
This genomic window from Nitrospiria bacterium contains:
- a CDS encoding zinc ribbon domain-containing protein, with protein sequence RRDFFHGDDLHKKSGKWYKKERIIDKDNDQYKEVISDPETGEIIHECQEPLSEHRNHGSAKNKDDKKA